The Podospora pseudocomata strain CBS 415.72m chromosome 3, whole genome shotgun sequence genome window below encodes:
- the CYC1 gene encoding iso-1-cytochrome c (EggNog:ENOG503P3WW; COG:C) yields the protein MPVGAGDSKKGANLFKTRCAQCHTLEAGGGNKIGPALHGLFGRKSGTVEGYAYTDANKQKGVVWDDQTLFDYLENPKKYIPGTKMAFGGLKKDKDRNDLITFLKESTA from the exons ATGCCTGTCGGAGCCG GTGATTCCAAGAAGGGTGCCAACCTCTTCAAGACCCGTTGCGCTCAGTGCCACACCCTtgaggctggcggcggcaacaAGATCGGTCCTGCGCTCCACGGCCTTTTCGGACGCAAGTCTGGTACCGTTGAGGGCTACGCCTACACCGATGCCAACAAGCAGAAGGGTGTTGTCTGGGATGACCAGACCCTC TTCGACTACCTCGAGAACCCCAAGAAGTACATCCCCGGCACCAAGATGGCTTTCGGTGGtctcaagaaggacaaggacagaAATGACCTCATCAC TTTCCTCAAGGAGTCTACCGCTTAA
- a CDS encoding hypothetical protein (EggNog:ENOG503P4T9) — MASTATIPRFLLPQRGLIWRRLSPANTTSPVVLVRFSSTSQSKDGKPLVLEKPERFVPPSHGSRLPGSRRSTLGDGPRHYGGDLSESELKAQAKKDYPMTPPPEGTWAHWFFSQKWVHITVTLGTLTALSIWTFTLNYKHNTPFGDMLPPMSDFFWHPISSTRALVEVIRLNEAHNTARIQEKRRRLVEDVAKRTAYRRAHGLPEEYGMFGLKKATIDPDQVFGTEGGEKKEQQGTTVVDDASPIAPEPKRLTDEQQKEMVGELKKKWLGIF; from the exons ATggcctcaacagcaacaatcccccgctttctcctcccccaacgaGGCCTAATCTGGAGACGCCTCTCTCccgcaaacaccacctcccccgtcgtcctcgtccgcttctcctccacatcccaaTCCAAAGACGGCAAAcccctcgtcctcgaaaAGCCCGAACGCTTCGTCCCCCCATCACATGGCTCCCGTCTCCCCGGCTCCCGCCGCTCAACCCTCGGCGACGGCCCCCGCCACTACGGCGGTGACCTCTCCGAGTCTGAACTAAAAGCCCAAGCCAAAAAGGACTACCCCatgacccctccccccgagGGCACCTGGGCGCATTGGTTCTTTTCCCAAAAATGGGTTCACATCACCGTCACCCTT GGCACCCTTACAGCCCTCAGCATATGGACCTTCACCCTAAACTACAAGCACAACACTCCCTTCGGCGACATGCTCCCTCCCATGTCCGACTTCTTCTGGCACCCCATCTCGTCCACCCGCGCCCTCGTCGAAGTCATCCGCCTCAACGAAGCTCACAACACTGCTCGCAtccaagaaaagagaagaagactcGTCGAGGACGTCGCCAAAAGGACAGCGTATAGGAGAGCGCACGGCTTGCCAGAGGAGTACGGCATGTTTGGACTCAAGAAGGCCACCATTGACCCAGACCAGGTGTTTGGCacagagggtggtgagaagaaggagcagcaaGGGACAACGGTGGTGGACGATGCCTCGCCTATCGCTCCGGAACCAAAGCGATTGACGGACGAGCAGCAAaaggagatggtgggtgagctgaagaagaagtggcTGGGTATCTTTTGA
- the RRP42 gene encoding Exosome complex component rrp42 (EggNog:ENOG503NYZK; COG:J), translated as MASSTNVHLSPAELSYLHTSLSLNPPIRPDGRSPTQYRPLSAETGILPGTNGSARICFADGTEAIVGVKAEVEKTRRRWDDDTIFGENQNQEEGEEQDEGEGQGSSDWVELTVEIPGYRDDDSGTVFLGQMLCEALLADGGFVRRLRINRRFHWKVYLDILLISPPLSYPLPLLSLTTHLALLATRLPKLKSEGDEDPFFDDDWAAAPYLYVRNPTTKRVTERPPVTLLVMAVGGNVIFDPSKEELAVADVVLAVSVGDDASSREGRMDVDGRSNNSGRNLKLLSIRTVDPPSRLTPPGVANAANSAYGHAQVVSTGANQKMPEARQTESEAVEGVWKPPRGGAKAVVMGALVQKVLVRGGVADEVLDALEGVDTS; from the exons atggcctcctccacaaacgtccacctctcccccgccgAGCTCTCCTACCtccacacctccctcagtctcaacccccccatccgcccCGACGGCCGCTCACCGACTCAGTACCGGCCTTTGTCCGCCGAGACGGGGATCCTGCCTGGGACGAACGGCTCGGCTCGGATCTGCTTCGCGGACGGGACAGAGGCGATCGTGGGGGTGAAGGCAGAAGTGGAAAAGACGAGGCGGAGGTGGGATGACGATACTATCTTTGGGGAGAATCAAAAccaggaagaaggagaagaacaagatgagggggaggggcaggggagTAGTGATTGGGTCGAGCTCACGGTGGAGATTCCGGGGTACAGGGACGATGATAGTGGGACGGTGTTTTTGGGGCAGATGCTTTGTGAGGCGCTGCTTGCtgatggggggtttgtgAGGCGGTTGAGGATTAATAGACGGTTTCATTGGAAGGTTTATCTTGAT ATTTTGTTGATCAGCCCGCCGCTTTCGTATCCGCTTCCATTGCTGTCATTAACAACCCACCTCGCCCTTCTGGCCACCCGCCTCCCTAAACTCAAGTCAGAAGGGGATGAAGACCCGTTTTTTGACGACGACTGGGCTGCGGCGCCGTATCTGTACGTACGAAACCCGACCACGAAAAGAGTTACCGAACGCCCGCCTGTGAcgttgctggtgatggcggtgggggggaaTGTCATTTTTGATCCgagcaaggaggagctggcagTGGCGGATGTGGTGCTGGCTGTTTCGGTTGGGGATGACGCTTCGTCGCGAGAGGGTAGGATGGATGTGGATGGGAGGAGCAACAACTCGGGCAGGAATCTGAAGCTGTTGTCTATCAGGACGGTGGACCCGCCTTCGAGACTGACGCCGCCGGGGGTGGCCAACGCGGCGAATAGCGCTTATGGGCATGCGCAGGTTGTGAGTACGGGTGCGAACCAGAAGATGCCCGAGGCGAGGCAGACAGAGAGTGAAGCTGTGGAGGGTGTTTGGAAGCCGCCTAGGGGTGGTGCCAAGGCTGTTGTGATGGGGGCGTTGGTGCAAAAGGTGCTGGTTAGAGGTGGGGTGGCGGATGAGGTGCTGGATgctttggagggggttgacaCTTCTTGA
- a CDS encoding hypothetical protein (COG:O; EggNog:ENOG503NXJH) — translation MTLKRFKADVVTARQKITGGGLAGVLDLRDGISDGEIVLSLQHPELGRKVRLHLLAQDTGDYPDNNSFMMYTEDDPPAPIEKLIKRTADYLIGLTVYEVASEISKQMSLTGGVSEDQDEGDMSDDEFGFQSEADDDYDDELFGLKEGSGRPKNATVKELIALSPTDKLLLSRLKRDLRQVHNAGFKIGLVSSFAQTSIYGIVSISVRVESLGLSEEVLEAWNLEASEYIVLLLRFDGYSPLETVIEKAVSSIQVSFRIRKCKKYKPSEQEARNAFITVTNPGVRPEDDEEGQTAQASDTEALQKFFISNSLDQFLNESFISIVKTRERTGYDWDQANRHYQNCVTQPDDPVPIDESVSDARPERHPLLGDHLKDAHGGERSFPLVAMQFAMRYIIRCTEYCLRCHQKIEAEFEALQPYVCDNPLCLFQYMSMGFGPSIEPMILNEPYVVDLLVSLCYAAVSDPSGHRNALQPFGISSAAQVTGVGSTAQVIGVGSAAQPSSVGYGAIRNLPVGLRFKVPNLLNVTGCKWRGILNGNRLVLCENMDDIRQLAGYKWIAWVTTDNIIQHGRVEEVHLPSSTAVLSIRPGHSYTALPVDQRGLLQAPVGIAGAPVRVFPYDTDFDDLPDADKGHAMRQILENLPSILQMEAWLTSHPRCLFKDMDGISPAAASILQWIVSSNRSCIYQVDRRRYRASPENSEQPAGKGRDRQHQRILGMDSWVQFRFAQGSPEKERQFSRALQQIASRKDFKGHPTILAWHGSNLANWHSILRTGLDFKVVACGRAYGNGVYFSPDFNTSIYYAQSGMTWPNSDLQITQCMSLNEIINVPEEFVSAAPHYVVSQLDWQQCRYLFVKPRPELCSTQASTQASTQASTPAPVTPHGSYTLARNKSNVTTKPNVGASTPPSTHGKGAVPMRTQQNGREVKGENSAVLKIPLSAIPLRTIQVAGTDATTSTLLAKRVRDSPELSEDEDAVDVALLVSDTETNGPAAQRRRKMSTAQGDRAKLGLTPSVNITPLWT, via the coding sequence ATGACACTGAAGCGGTTCAAGGCCGACGTGGTCACCGCCCGACAGAAGATCACTGGCGGTGGCCTTGCTGGGGTTCTAGACCTCAGAGATGGCATTTCTGATGGCGAGATCGTCTTGTCACTCCAACACCCCGAGCTTGGCCGAAAAGTACGGCTTCATTTGTTGGCGCAGGATACCGGCGACTACCCTGACAACAACTCATTCATGATGTATACCGAGGATGACCCGCCAGCTCCCATCGAAAAGTTGATCAAGAGAACTGCCGACTATCTCATAGGTCTAACCGTCTACGAGGTAGCTTCAGAGATCTCCAAGCAGATGAGTTTGACGGGAGGTGTGTCGGAGGATCAAGACGAGGGAGACATGAGCGACGATGAGTTTGGCTTCCAGTccgaggccgacgacgatTACGATGACGAACTCTTCGGGCTAAAAGAGGGGTCAGGTCGACCCAAAAATGCAACGGTCAAGGAGCTGATTGCACTATCCCCGACGGACAAGCTGTTGCTTTCACGCCTGAAGCGCGACTTGCGCCAAGTACACAATGCCGGCTTCAAAATCGGGCTTGTCTCTAGCTTCGCTCAGACATCCATCTATGGCATCGTTTCGATCTCGGTGCGAGTTGAGAGCCTGGGGCTGtcggaggaggttttggaggcgtGGAACCTGGAGGCTAGCGAATACATTGTGCTTTTGCTGCGCTTTGATGGCTACAGCCCGCTCGAGACTGTCATCGAGAAGGCAGTGTCCTCAATCCAGGTCAGCTTTCGAATTCGCAAGTGCAAAAAGTACAAGCCATCGGAGCAGGAAGCAAGGAACGCATTTATTACTGTCACGAATCCTGGCGTGAGACcagaagatgacgaggaagggcAAACTGCTCAGGCTTCGGATACAGAAGCACTTCAGAAGTTTTTTATTTCCAACTCGTTGGATCAGTTCTTGAACGAGAGCTTTATTTCGATCGTGAAGACCAGAGAGAGAACGGGCTACGACTGGGACCAGGCAAATCGCCACTACCAGAACTGCGTAACCCAACCGGACGATCCAGTCCCGATCGATGAATCCGTGTCTGATGCCAGGCCGGAACGCCATCCACTGCTGGGGGATCACTTGAAAGATGCCCATGGAGGCGAGAGAAGCTTTCCTTTGGTGGCGATGCAGTTTGCTATGCGCTACATCATCAGGTGCACCGAATACTGTCTGAGATGTCATCAGAAAATCGAAGCTGAGTTCGAGGCACTCCAACCATATGTCTGCGACAACCCTCTTTGCTTGTTTCAGTACATGTCAATGGGATTTGGCCCCAGCATCGAGCCCATGATCCTCAACGAGCCGTATGTGGTTGATCTCCTCGTCAGCCTTTGCTACGCCGCGGTTTCAGACCCTTCTGGTCATCGGAATGCGCTACAACCGTTCGGCATCAGCTCTGCAGCCCAGGTAACCGGCGTTGGCTCTACAGCCCAGGTAATCGGCGTCGGCTCTGCAGCACAACCATCCAGCGTCGGCTATGGGGCGATACGCAACCTCCCGGTTGGCCTGCGATTTAAAGTACCAAATCTACTAAACGTGACAGGCTGCAAGTGGAGGGGGATCCTGAATGGTAATAGGCTGGTTCTCTGTGAGAACATGGACGACATACGACAACTGGCTGGGTACAAGTGGATCGCTTGGGTTACCACCGACAATATAATTCAACACGGACGAGTAGAGGAGGTTCACCTTCCAAGCAGCACCGCCGTACTTTCGATTAGGCCGGGGCATTCATATACTGCCCTTCCCGTCGATCAGCGGGGGCTTCTCCAGGCGCCAGTTGGCATTGCTGGCGCGCCCGTGAGAGTGTTTCCCTACGACACCGACTTCGATGATCTGCCTGATGCCGATAAAGGCCACGCCATGAGACAAATTCTCGAGAACCTCCCTTCCATTCTTCAGATGGAGGCATGGTTGACAAGTCATCCGCGATGTTTGTTCAAGGACATGGACGGAATATCACCTGCCGCAGCTTCCATTTTGCAGTGGATCGTCTCATCCAACAGATCTTGCATCTATCAAGTTGATCGCCGCCGATATCGAGCATCACCCGAAAATTCAGAACAACCAGCAGGAAAGGGACGAGATCGACAGCACCAGCGCATCTTGGGAATGGACTCATGGGTTCAGTTCCGGTTTGCCCAAGGCTCGCCCGAGAAAGAACGCCAGTTCTCTCGGGCACTCCAACAAATTGCTAGCAGGAAAGATTTCAAGGGTCATCCTACCATTCTGGCGTGGCATGGGAGCAATCTTGCTAATTGGCACAGCATCTTGCGAACAGGCCTGGATTTCAAGGTTGTCGCGTGCGGCCGCGCCTATGGCAACGGGGTCTATTTCAGTCCAGATTTCAACACGAGTATCTACTATGCACAAAGTGGCATGACATGGCCCAACTCTGATCTCCAGATCACGCAGTGCATGAGCCTGAACGAGATCATCAATGTGCCCGAGGAGTTTGTCTCGGCCGCCCCACACTATGTTGTGAGTCAGTTGGACTGGCAACAGTGTCGCTACCTGTTTGTGAAACCGAGACCTGAGTTGTGCTCAACGCAGGCTTCAACTCAGGCTTCAACACAGGCTTCAACTCCGGCTCCGGTTACTCCACATGGTAGCTATACCCTGGCGCGGAACAAATCCAACGTTACAACCAAACCCAACGTTGGAGCATCCACACCTCCCAGCACCCACGGCAAGGGTGCGGTGCCTATGCGCACACAGCAAAATGGACGTGAGGTAAAGGGTGAAAATTCTGCCGTCCTCAAGATCCCTCTGTCTGCCATCCCTTTGAGAACAATTCAGGTAGCGGGGACGGATGCAACCACCTCAACTTTGCTGGCCAAGCGAGTGCGTGACAGCCCCGAACTTAgcgaggacgaagatgcCGTAGACGTAGCTCTCTTGGTTAGCGACACAGAGACGAATGGACCAGCCGCTCAACGCCGTAGGAAAATGAGCACGGCGCAGGGGGATCGTGCGAAGCTTGGACTTACACCGTCAGTAAATATCACGCCCTTGTGGACGTAA
- a CDS encoding hypothetical protein (EggNog:ENOG503NX3Z): MAWDSKTTTRRRQSSAASRTRDIAIHARNQSRQPAQPLSDHVADPFLADFLSPTFDPATYLNNTLPQLQTSRSPPNQPPPNSLPLSDLSITTQSSLSQLSAHTTRLTTILTQLTDEIIRSGSRLAYEVEVLRGETISLTETLTETLDSPISKFIPGGGIKSILHPSYSESNPAPPTTTSRSRALSSLPPPPPPPLETPPIPDPEYISQLRTLSLVRSRLAETQATFGSAMSFVFPPSETSVSSSFLSVSAPDTGALSTEEKGQQVLKELRQEILDLLDNKDDPIKGVEDAAKRVEELKDLCQVWKGTAEERGRQKFVEGLARLVGERHERLVREVTGQGHRRGESNGGSGSNGRLQQQQEEGENKEGDNKGAAAAGQGGGGNAAAAGGGGYGGYGLISQLQKLRGGI, encoded by the coding sequence ATGGCCTGGGactccaaaaccaccacccgccgccgccaaagcaGCGCAGCCTCCCGAACTCGTGACATCGCCATCCACGCCAGAAACCAATCCCGCCAACCCGCCCAACCCCTATCCGACCACGTCGCCGATCCTTTCCTGGCcgacttcctctcccccaccttcgACCCAGCGACCTACCtaaacaacaccctcccccaactccaaacctcccgctccccccccaaccaacccccccccaactccctccccctctccgacctctccatcaccacccagtcctccctctcccaactGTCCGCCCACACAACCCGCCTAACCACCATCCTAACCCAACTAACCGACGAAATAATCCGCTCCGGCTCCCGCCTAGCCTACGAGGTCGAAGTCCTCCGAGGCGAGACAATCTCCCTAACCGAAACCCTCACCGAAACCCTCGACTCGCCAATTTCAAAGTTCATCCCCGGAGGAGGCATAAAATCCATCCTCCACCCATCATATTCAGAATCCAACCCTgccccccccaccaccaccagcagatCCCGCGCtttatcctccctccccccgccccctcctcctcccttaGAAACCCCCCCCATCCCGGACCCGGAATACATCTCCCAACTccgcaccctctccctcgtccgcTCTCGCCTGGCAGAAACGCAGGCAACCTTTGGCTCTGCCATGTCCTTTGTTTTTCCCCCGTCGGAAACCTCtgtttcttcctcttttttgtCGGTATCTGCCCCTGACACGGGCGCGCTTTCtaccgaggagaaggggcaGCAAGTCCTGAAGGAACTGAGGCAAGAGATTTTGGATTTGCTAGATAATAAGGATGATCCTATCAAGGGGGTTGAGGACGCAGCGAaaagggtggaggagctgaaggatTTGTGTCAGGTTTGGAAGGGGACcgcggaggagaggggacgACAGAAatttgtggaggggttggctaGGCTTGTGGGTGAGAGGCATGAACGGcttgtgagggaggtgactGGGCAGGGGCataggaggggggagagtaatggggggagtgggagtaaTGGGAGGttacaacagcaacaggaggagggggagaataAAGAGGGCGATAATAagggagcagcagcggcagggcaaggaggtggcggtaatgctgctgctgctgggggcgGAGGGTATGGTGGGTATGGGCTTATTAGTCAGTTGCAGAAGTTGAGGGGGGGAATATGA
- the ATE1 gene encoding Arginyl-tRNA--protein transferase 1 (EggNog:ENOG503NX69; BUSCO:EOG092638AP; COG:O), which translates to MAGTRPYLHTPDDAAAAPLSYIYPIGYSNSSECGYCRASSNGQPDKQRWSYYAVSRSLEPAFYQKLVDRFWRRSGTLLYRPNQKNSCCPHYTLRLDSAEYKPTKDQRQALNRFNRHILGDTYARDAARLYPRSREQARKGKNDFDLVSKVHESEAKYLKGPPPAPSHEFSVTLEPDAFTDEKYKVFENYQRIVHREPPLKISRVGFRRFLCDSPLTRGAIVGADGTERKLGSYHQCYRIDGELVAVGVLDLLPNAVSAVYFMYHESIHFLNPGKLGAMREIALAREAGYRWWYPGYYVHTCAKMRYKIDYRPQYVLDPETLQWDPLDEEMLALYDKHHYVSLSRERRRQQQLMNGDGVLDDEEANNNDENGGTQQEKDALNVKPSEDEDDEEEGFLLTSDMPGIPSLAEMEEVDMGGLLLKSDQHDRFIEASELVIWDSEEISQHGRLKSRIAELVAAIGPDLMGEICIDFRKKANRLS; encoded by the exons ATGGCAGGGACCAGGCCATACCTGCACACCCCTGACGATgctgcagcagcaccacTGTCATACATCTATCCAATCG GGTACAGTAACTCTTCCGAGTGTGGATATTGTCGTGCCAGTTCAAATGGTCAGCCAGACAAACAGC GATGGTCATATTATGCGGTCTCAAGGTCTTTAGAGCCCGCCTTTTATCAAAAGCTGGTGGATAGGTTTTGGCGTCGGTCGGGGACGTTGCTCTACCGACCAAACCAGAAGAATTCATGTTGTCCGCATTACACCCTCCGCCTAGACTCGGCCGAGTATAAGCCTACCAAGGACCAACGACAGGCTCTCAACCGCTTCAACCGCCACATCCTCGGAGATACCTATGCGAGAGACGCGGCGCGGCTGTATCCACGGTCACGCGAGCAAGCGAGGAAGGGAAAAAATGATTTTGACCTAGTCAGCAAGGTTCATGAGTCTGAAGCCAAGTATCTCAAAGGACCCCCACCGGCGCCATCCCACGAGTTCTCGGTCACGCTAGAGCCCGATGCATTCACCGACGAAAAGTACAAGGTATTCGAGAACTACCAGCGCATCGTGCATCGTGAACCACCACTCAAGATATCTCGCGTGGGATTTAGAAGGTTCTTATGCGACTCACCTTTGACCCGTGGCGCCATAGTGGGGGCGGACGGGACTGAACGCAAGTTGGGCAGTTACCATCAATGCTATCGGATCGACGGCGAGCTTGTCGCCGTGGGTGTTTTGGATCTCTTACCTAACGCCGTCAGTGCGGTGTACTTCATGTACCATGAGTCGATCCATTTTCTCAACCCAGGAAAGCTCGGGGCGATGAGAGAGATTGCTTTAGCTCGTGAAGCAGGCTATCGGTGGTGGTATCCCGGCTACTATGTCCACACCTGCGCCAAAATGAGATACAAGATTGACTATCGACCTCAATATGTTCTTGATCCGGAGACTCTGCAATGGGATCCACTGGACGAGGAGATGTTGGCGCTGTATGACAAGCACCATTATGTTTCTTTGTCGAGGGAGAGaaggcggcagcagcagttaATGAACGGTGACGGTGTTCTTGATGACGAAgaggccaacaacaacgacgagAACGGGGGGACCCAACAGGAAAAAGACGCCCTAAACGTCAAACCCTccgaggacgaagacgacgaagaggaaggttTCCTCCTCACAAGCGATATGCCCGGTATCCCATCACTGGCCGAAATGGAAGAGGTAGACATGGGTGGTCTCCTACTCAAGTCCGACCAACATGACCGGTTCATCGAGGCATCCGAGCTGGTCATCTGGGACTCGGAAGAGATTAGCCAACACGGGAGGCTCAAGTCAAGGATAGCAGAGCTGGTGGCGGCGATTGGGCCGGACCTCATGGGGGAAATTTGCATTGATTTCCGAAAGAAAGCTAACAGACTGAGCTAG
- a CDS encoding hypothetical protein (BUSCO:EOG09265BJ3; EggNog:ENOG503P2A9; COG:T) codes for MAASGSNRPMESRTGRVKQRYNSKGERLVAGVVPLSADKSYVLMIQSTRRKGWVLPKGGWELDEECTEAAAREAWEEAGILVTIDYDLGDIEETSPRKKNSSSGKSKQKEAALYRFYEATVNSEEIEWPEKEKRERKWFTFAEAFEQLKDRPELQTALQRSTMKR; via the exons ATGGCCGCCAGCGGGAGCAATCGTCCCATGGAGTCGCGTACCGGGCGTGTTAAGCAGA GGTACAACAGTAAAGGCGAGCGTCTGGTGGCTGGAGTGGTCCCTCTGTCAGCCGACAAGAGCTATGTGCTCATGATTCAGTCTACTCGGCGCAAGGGTTGGGTCCTCCCCAAGGGTGGCTGggagctggacgaggagTGCACAGAGGCGGCTGCCCGCgaggcttgggaggaggctgggaTCCTAGTGACGATCGACTATGATTTGGGCGACATCGAAGAGACCAGTCCCCGCAAGAAGAACAGCTCATCCGGCAAATCCAagcagaaggaggcggcCCTTTACCGATTTTATGAGGCGACGGTCAACAGCGAGGAGATTGAGTGgcccgagaaggagaagcgggAGCGCAAGTGGTTCACGTTTGCCGAAGCCTTTGAGCAACTCAAGGACCGCCCCGAGCTTCAAACCGCCTTGCAGCGTTCCACCATGAAGAGGTAG
- a CDS encoding hypothetical protein (EggNog:ENOG503P8QT), which produces MDDLQTTEFDIGSIEVATINSDLSIVLTSSCVLSLPAIWDHVPDAIELYKASSEAIIWIAKAGGDCRVEFSTLLNGEPLDVAGLDPDAEVTISHLAAGCGIWLELGLDLRLKHATHPELEHSNPEAVYFLHHPDLSSSLIAPPELPFASFQELKVDIHYHINMSYSTDDQTEATETTGLPLEDRLEEAMTLLDIGLQKLIGVKKSIPGVKVTKSNNDLPSLIGIAPAVWNIPYLQSMTVHAQMIPSLARSIVRLKHSQSPSLRRKVEGLMPGDIDPEIWDVDDEIEDEIRKRLWLRCQTGIRSDPIQRISTSQTNADDNRQEEAPQRLLGGPKSAEERCGPHECGEAIINPLHYASTANQLAHYCDIPEGIYDDDNDYDEGYDADDSPSETNSFSPYSSSDIGALHSDDWQGSSEAEYFYTDGQGNVVTLQRDSDSTEPEAVGWDRSSSIDTMDFE; this is translated from the exons ATGGACGATCTCCAGACAACCGAGTTTGACATTGGAAGCATTGAGGTTGCTACCATAAATTCCGACCTATCGATTGTTCTCACCAGCTCCTGCGTGCTCTCCTTACCCGCAATCTGGGACCATGTTCCAGACGCCATCGAGCTATATAAAGCCTCCTCTGAAGCAATTATATGGATAGCCAAGGCAGGTGGTGATTGTCGGGTGGAATTCTCAACACTGTTGAACGGCGAACCCCTTGATGTTGCAGGCCTAGACCCTGACGCTGAAGTCACAATCTCTCACTTGGCCGCCGGGTGCGGA ATCTGGCTGGAGCTCGGTCTTGATCTTCGACTGAAACACGCGACGCATCCTGAGCTTGAACATAGCAATCCCGAGGCTGTCTACTTTCTACACCACCCAGACCTGTCCTCCAGTCTGATCGCACCGCCCGAACTACCATTTGCCAGCTTTCAAGAGTTGAAAGTAGATATCCATTATCACATCAATATGTCATACTCAACAGACGATCAAACCGAGGCCACAGAAACGACTGGGTTGCCCTTGGAGGACAGATTGGAGGAAGCCATGACACTGCTGGACATTGGGCTTCAGAAGCTGATCGGAGTCAAGAAAAGCATACCGGGGGTGAAGGTCACAAAATCCAACAATGATTTGCCTTCGTTGATTGGCATTGCCCCAGCCGTATGGAACATCCCATACTTACAG TCGATGACAGTACACGCGCAAATGATCCCTTCTCTGGCAAGAAGTATCGTCCGGCTGAAACACTCCCAGTCACCCAGTCTTCGGAGAAAGGTTGAGGGGTTGATGCCAGGCGATATTGACCCAGAAATATGGGATGTCGATGACGAAATCGAGGACGAAATCCGCAAACGCCTTTGGCTTCGATGCCAGACGGGTATTCGGTCGGATCCGATCCAAAGAATCAGCACATCTCAGACAAACGCAGATGACAATAGGCAGGAGGAAGCTCCCCAGAGACTCCTTGGTGGACCAAAGTCTGCGGAGGAGAGATGTGGTCCTCATGAATGCGGagaggccatcatcaaccctctCCATTATGCTTCCACAGCGAACCAACTTGCACACTATTGCGACATTCCAGAAGGCATTTACGACGACGATAACGACTATGATGAGGGATACGATGCTGATGACAGCCCCTCAGAGACCAATTCATTTTCACCTTACTCTTCCTCCGACATTGGAGCCCTTCATTCAGACGACTGGCAAGGCAGTTCCGAAGCTGAGTACTTCTACACAGATGGACAAGGGAATGTGGTCACCCTCCAGCGGGATAGTGATTCTACAGAACCAGAGGCCGTAGGATGGGATCGCAGCTCGAGTATTGACACCATGGACTTTGAATAA
- a CDS encoding hypothetical protein (EggNog:ENOG503PFAY), which yields MGQFDWFSSIGATPEAVAVLNDQPILFTILLIVLVTIILQCVLIWYIHYATMKPEQKKAKEDKKKKKQAEKGGGAKK from the coding sequence ATGGGTCAATTCGATTGGTTCTCCAGCATTGGCGCCACGCCAGAAGCCGTCGCCGTCCTCAACGACCAgcccatcctcttcaccatcctTCTCATCGTTCTTGTCACTATCATCCTCCAGTGCGTCCTCATCTGGTACATCCACTACGCCACCATGAAGCCCGAAcagaagaaggcaaaggaggacaagaaaaagaagaagcaggctgAGAAGGGTGGTGGCGCCAAGAAATAA